The proteins below are encoded in one region of Candidatus Palauibacter soopunensis:
- the hemB gene encoding porphobilinogen synthase: MPEASFPAARPRRLRRTAALRELVRETRFEASDLIYPMFVDDRGPARQPIPSMPGIDRVSVEAAVEEAGAAFDEGIRAVLLFGLPASKDARGSRADEPDGVIQRSLRALRRALPDLVLITDVCLCEYTDHGHCGILDGDRVANDPTLERLAAQAVSHGAAGADIVAPSDMMDGRVGVIRAALDEARLEDVAILSYAAKYASAFYGPFRDAADSAPAFGDRRGYQMDVRNADEAIREVRFDIAEGADLVMVKPALPNLDILRRVKDEFRMPTAAYQVSGEYAMIEAAGARGWLDAEAASLEAVRAIRRAGADLVVTYAARRLARAL; encoded by the coding sequence ATGCCTGAAGCGTCGTTTCCCGCCGCCCGGCCACGCCGTCTGCGTCGCACGGCCGCCCTGCGCGAACTGGTGCGGGAGACTCGGTTCGAGGCTTCCGATCTCATCTACCCCATGTTCGTCGATGACCGGGGTCCGGCCCGGCAGCCGATCCCTTCGATGCCCGGGATCGACCGCGTGAGCGTCGAGGCGGCCGTCGAAGAAGCCGGCGCGGCGTTCGACGAGGGGATCCGGGCCGTCCTCCTGTTCGGCCTGCCCGCAAGCAAGGATGCGCGGGGTTCGCGCGCGGACGAGCCCGACGGCGTGATCCAGCGTTCGCTGCGGGCGCTTCGCCGCGCGCTTCCCGACCTGGTCCTGATCACGGACGTCTGCCTATGCGAATACACGGATCACGGCCACTGCGGGATCCTCGACGGCGACCGCGTCGCGAACGACCCGACGCTCGAGCGGCTCGCCGCCCAGGCCGTAAGTCACGGGGCCGCAGGGGCGGACATCGTCGCGCCGTCGGACATGATGGACGGTCGAGTCGGAGTGATTCGCGCGGCGCTCGACGAAGCTCGCCTCGAGGACGTGGCCATTCTGTCCTATGCCGCGAAGTACGCGAGCGCCTTCTACGGCCCTTTCCGTGACGCGGCGGACTCCGCACCGGCCTTCGGGGATCGGCGCGGGTATCAGATGGACGTGCGGAACGCGGATGAGGCGATCCGCGAGGTCCGCTTCGACATCGCCGAGGGGGCGGATCTCGTCATGGTGAAGCCGGCGCTGCCGAATCTCGACATCCTCCGCCGGGTCAAGGATGAATTCCGGATGCCCACCGCCGCGTATCAGGTGAGCGGGGAATACGCGATGATCGAGGCCGCGGGTGCCCGTGGCTGGCTCGACGCGGAAGCGGCCAGCCTGGAGGCGGTCCGCGCCATCCGGCGTGCGGGGGCGGATCTGGTCGTGACCTATGCCGCGCGGCGCCTCGCGCGGGCGCTCTAG
- the nadD gene encoding nicotinate (nicotinamide) nucleotide adenylyltransferase, with translation MSVPPAEVPAGGRRTGILGGSFDPPHLGHVSVARDLVEALRLDRLLVIPAGDPPHREVTLPVKVRLDLTRRAFADLPGIEVSPLEIERAGPSYTVDTLEALARRFPSDRLVLAMGADQFAAIHRWERWRRLPELARIAVMPRGGREPAPSPESMPIEYVVADVTRVDISASRIRQRLEEGRSVHLLVPETIRHHVERAWAGRRARHVTQ, from the coding sequence ATGTCGGTTCCCCCCGCTGAAGTCCCGGCGGGAGGTCGGCGGACGGGCATCCTCGGCGGGAGCTTCGATCCGCCGCACCTGGGCCACGTCTCCGTGGCGCGCGACCTTGTCGAAGCGCTGCGCCTCGACCGGCTGCTCGTGATCCCCGCGGGGGATCCGCCGCACCGTGAAGTCACGCTCCCGGTGAAGGTCCGCCTCGACCTCACGCGCCGGGCCTTCGCGGACCTGCCCGGTATCGAGGTCAGCCCGCTGGAGATCGAGCGGGCGGGTCCCTCCTACACGGTGGACACGCTGGAAGCCCTCGCGCGGCGCTTTCCTTCCGACCGGCTCGTCCTCGCGATGGGCGCGGACCAGTTCGCGGCGATCCACCGCTGGGAACGCTGGCGCCGGCTTCCGGAGCTGGCTCGCATTGCGGTGATGCCGCGTGGCGGCCGGGAGCCCGCACCCTCCCCGGAATCGATGCCGATCGAGTATGTTGTCGCCGACGTCACGCGAGTGGATATCTCGGCGAGCCGGATCCGGCAGCGCCTCGAGGAGGGGCGTTCGGTCCACCTCCTCGTTCCGGAAACGATCCGACACCATGTCGAGCGCGCCTGGGCCGGACGCCGGGCACGCCATGTAACCCAGTGA
- the bamD gene encoding outer membrane protein assembly factor BamD — protein sequence MRLPAATAPRNALHGVLAATVLVLAGCSSSGPPGELEPPDLFQWAQDRFDAEEYRSAAEGFLAFMIRDPLNPLVDSAQYLAAEGQLRAGNELDAVEEFRRMATNRPNSPLADDAQFGLCRAYLAASPRVTLSQEFTRRALEECERLLQFFPTTPFREQAESLMADARAKLAEKSYEIGKYYQDRWRLPESAIVYFEKSLAEDPTEDFLPDLLLRLYRSYSVVGYETEAGVVRERLLAEFPESEETRLLLAEEDPAAADSAGDVGSPR from the coding sequence ATGAGGCTCCCGGCCGCGACGGCGCCTCGCAATGCGCTTCACGGCGTGCTCGCCGCCACGGTCCTCGTGCTTGCGGGCTGCTCGAGTTCCGGGCCCCCGGGCGAACTCGAGCCACCGGATCTCTTCCAGTGGGCGCAGGACCGGTTCGACGCCGAGGAGTATCGCAGTGCGGCCGAGGGCTTCCTCGCCTTCATGATCCGCGATCCCCTGAATCCGCTCGTCGACAGCGCGCAGTACCTTGCAGCCGAGGGCCAGCTCCGGGCGGGCAACGAACTCGATGCCGTGGAAGAGTTCCGGCGCATGGCGACGAACCGGCCCAACAGTCCGCTGGCGGACGACGCGCAGTTCGGGCTGTGCCGCGCCTACCTCGCGGCGTCGCCCCGGGTGACGCTCTCGCAGGAGTTCACTCGGCGTGCCCTCGAGGAATGCGAGCGGTTGCTGCAGTTCTTCCCGACGACCCCCTTCCGCGAGCAGGCCGAAAGCCTGATGGCGGACGCGCGGGCGAAGCTGGCCGAGAAGAGCTACGAAATCGGGAAGTACTATCAGGATCGCTGGAGGCTGCCGGAATCCGCCATCGTCTACTTCGAAAAGTCGCTGGCCGAGGATCCGACCGAGGATTTCCTGCCGGATCTCCTGTTGCGACTGTATCGCAGTTACAGTGTCGTGGGATACGAGACCGAGGCCGGCGTCGTCCGGGAGCGGCTGCTGGCGGAGTTTCCCGAATCGGAGGAAACCCGGTTGCTGTTGGCGGAAGAAGACCCGGCGGCGGCGGACTCCGCGGGGGATGTCGGTTCCCCCCGCTGA
- a CDS encoding UDP-glucuronic acid decarboxylase family protein — MRLVVTGAAGFLGSHLTDRLLAEGHSVVGIDSLITGTRRNLAHLRDEPSFAFIERDVSEPIEIEGEIHGIFHFASPASPVDYLRFPIHTLKAGALGTRNALGLARASGSRLLLASTSEVYGDPLVHPQPETYWGNVNPVGPRSVYDEAKRFAEAITMAYHREYGVDTRIVRIFNTYGPRMRPDDGRVVSNFVVQALRGEPLTVYGDGSQSRSFCYVSDLVEGIWRLFNVDIHEPVNLGNPGEYTIRELADLVLASTDSASTTDVRPLPQDDPRRRSPDISLAAARLDWTPRVPLEVGLKRTVEYFREMRPPGAGPE, encoded by the coding sequence ATGAGACTGGTCGTCACCGGCGCCGCCGGCTTCCTCGGCTCGCACCTCACGGACCGCCTCCTCGCCGAGGGGCACTCGGTCGTCGGGATCGACAGCCTGATCACCGGGACGCGGCGGAATCTCGCCCATCTGCGGGATGAACCGAGCTTCGCGTTTATCGAGCGGGACGTGTCGGAGCCCATCGAGATCGAGGGGGAGATCCACGGGATCTTCCACTTCGCTTCGCCGGCCAGCCCGGTCGACTACCTTCGTTTCCCGATCCACACGCTGAAAGCAGGCGCCCTCGGCACGCGCAACGCCCTGGGTCTGGCCAGAGCGAGCGGCTCCCGGCTGCTGCTCGCCTCCACCTCGGAAGTCTATGGAGATCCGCTCGTCCATCCTCAGCCAGAAACGTACTGGGGCAACGTGAACCCGGTCGGTCCGCGCTCCGTGTACGACGAGGCGAAGCGCTTCGCCGAGGCCATCACGATGGCCTACCACCGCGAGTACGGCGTGGATACGCGCATCGTGCGAATCTTCAACACCTACGGCCCGCGCATGCGTCCCGACGATGGCCGCGTAGTCTCGAATTTCGTCGTCCAGGCGCTGCGGGGGGAGCCGCTCACGGTCTACGGAGACGGCTCCCAGTCACGGAGTTTCTGTTACGTATCCGACCTTGTGGAGGGGATCTGGCGTCTCTTCAACGTCGATATCCACGAGCCGGTGAACCTGGGCAATCCCGGCGAGTATACGATCCGCGAGCTGGCCGATCTCGTGCTCGCGAGCACCGACTCCGCATCCACGACCGACGTGCGTCCGCTGCCCCAGGACGACCCGAGAAGGCGCTCTCCGGACATCTCTCTCGCCGCCGCGCGGCTGGACTGGACTCCCCGAGTCCCGCTCGAGGTCGGACTGAAGCGAACGGTCGAGTATTTTCGGGAAATGCGGCCGCCCGGGGCAGGACCCGAATGA
- a CDS encoding GDP-mannose 4,6-dehydratase: MRVLVTGGDGFIGQHLVEHLLDGGYEVTATMFGEASCGGTLSAAARAAAEWTQLDVRDADAVASVVHAARPRRIFHLAGFSSSAEASVRSRAALAVNGAGTLSLIEAVAQAPADVQAVVVAGSADSYGGGRGGPMGERTPLRPTSVYGATKAAQDVLARGAGAALGVRVVVARLFPLVGPGQRPVFVLPSFCRRALAIRRGTAEPRLAVGNLDVVRDFTDVRDGVRALTGISDLDGTPHMAYNVCSGIATKIRRLLEWVLERAEIEPEIVRDPSLVRRGEPEAIVGDPTRLRAATGWRAERDLRACVHATVDWVASSGAA, from the coding sequence GTGAGGGTCCTCGTGACGGGCGGCGACGGGTTCATCGGACAGCACCTGGTCGAGCATCTGCTGGACGGCGGATACGAGGTGACGGCGACGATGTTCGGGGAGGCCTCCTGCGGCGGGACCCTTTCAGCGGCCGCCCGCGCGGCGGCCGAATGGACACAGCTCGACGTGCGGGACGCCGACGCCGTCGCCTCGGTCGTGCACGCCGCCCGTCCGCGCCGAATCTTCCACCTTGCCGGGTTCTCGTCGAGCGCCGAGGCCAGCGTGCGGTCCCGCGCTGCCCTCGCGGTGAACGGCGCGGGCACCTTGAGCCTCATCGAAGCGGTCGCGCAGGCTCCCGCGGACGTGCAGGCCGTGGTCGTGGCGGGTTCCGCGGATTCGTACGGCGGGGGCCGTGGCGGACCGATGGGAGAGCGTACGCCGCTTCGGCCGACGAGCGTGTACGGCGCGACCAAGGCCGCCCAGGATGTTCTCGCCCGCGGAGCCGGCGCGGCTCTGGGCGTGCGTGTGGTCGTCGCACGGCTCTTTCCGCTCGTCGGTCCCGGACAGCGTCCCGTGTTCGTACTCCCAAGCTTCTGCCGTCGTGCCCTCGCGATTCGGCGGGGAACGGCGGAACCGCGGCTTGCCGTGGGCAATCTGGACGTGGTGCGCGACTTCACGGACGTGCGCGACGGCGTCCGGGCGCTCACAGGCATCTCCGACCTCGACGGGACGCCCCACATGGCGTACAACGTGTGCTCCGGGATCGCGACGAAGATCCGCCGCCTGCTCGAGTGGGTGCTCGAGAGAGCGGAGATCGAGCCCGAGATCGTGCGCGATCCGTCCCTTGTCAGGCGCGGAGAGCCCGAAGCCATCGTCGGTGACCCCACGCGGCTGCGGGCCGCGACCGGGTGGCGCGCGGAGCGCGACCTGCGGGCCTGCGTACACGCCACCGTGGACTGGGTCGCGAGCTCCGGCGCGGCCTGA
- a CDS encoding UDP-glucose/GDP-mannose dehydrogenase family protein, producing the protein MDITVIGTGYVGLVAGSCLAGSGNRVTCADVDEEKIRRLNSGDVPFYEPGIERLISEGLAAGRLRFTTDAAEGVRTADVIFVAVGTPPGQDGLADLDFVLDAARVIGDHLRPGAVVVMKSTVPVGTNDIVRDEIARRTDLTFHMCSNPEFLKEGDAVGDFLYPDRVVCGVDSDHARRCMEELYEPFIRSGNPLIFMDIASAELTKYAANAMLAARIGMMNQFAELCEQTGADIERVRRGVGSDPRIGSAFLYAGTGYGGSCLPKDVRAIIRSAERQGVDLGILRSVADANDRQTTVLVRKIRKRFGDDLTGLRFALWGLAFKPRTDDMREAPSRAIAEALRERGASVVTHDPAAMEQSREFYLGDAVEYAANEYEALDGADALVVVTEWLQYRRPDWSRLAERMARPIVFDGRNVFEPDRMASRGFEHYPIGRRQTGQAEIA; encoded by the coding sequence ATGGACATCACCGTGATCGGCACCGGATACGTTGGACTCGTCGCAGGGTCCTGTCTGGCCGGGTCGGGGAACCGCGTCACCTGTGCCGATGTTGACGAAGAGAAGATCCGGCGTTTGAACTCCGGAGACGTCCCGTTCTACGAGCCCGGCATCGAGCGCCTGATCTCGGAGGGCCTCGCCGCCGGACGGCTTCGATTCACAACGGACGCGGCGGAAGGCGTCCGGACGGCCGACGTCATCTTCGTCGCGGTAGGTACGCCGCCCGGTCAGGACGGACTGGCGGACCTCGACTTCGTGCTGGACGCGGCCCGGGTGATCGGAGACCATCTGCGCCCCGGCGCAGTCGTCGTCATGAAGAGCACCGTGCCCGTCGGGACGAACGACATCGTGCGGGACGAGATCGCCCGACGGACCGATCTGACCTTCCATATGTGCTCCAACCCCGAGTTCCTCAAGGAAGGAGACGCGGTGGGGGACTTCCTCTACCCCGACCGGGTCGTCTGCGGCGTGGACTCGGACCACGCCCGGCGGTGCATGGAGGAGCTGTACGAACCCTTCATCCGCTCGGGGAACCCACTGATCTTCATGGACATCGCCTCGGCGGAACTGACCAAGTACGCGGCAAACGCAATGCTCGCCGCCCGGATCGGCATGATGAACCAGTTCGCCGAACTGTGCGAACAGACCGGAGCCGACATCGAGCGCGTCCGCCGCGGCGTAGGCTCCGATCCTCGCATCGGATCGGCCTTTCTCTACGCCGGTACGGGGTATGGCGGCAGTTGCCTGCCCAAGGATGTGCGGGCGATCATCCGCTCCGCTGAAAGGCAGGGCGTCGACCTCGGCATCCTGAGGTCCGTGGCCGACGCGAACGATCGCCAGACCACCGTCCTCGTCCGGAAAATCCGGAAGCGGTTCGGCGACGACCTCACAGGGCTGCGCTTCGCGCTTTGGGGGCTTGCATTCAAGCCGCGCACGGATGACATGCGCGAGGCGCCCTCGCGCGCGATCGCCGAGGCGCTGCGTGAACGGGGGGCGTCCGTCGTGACGCACGATCCGGCCGCCATGGAGCAGTCGCGCGAGTTCTATCTGGGAGACGCCGTGGAATACGCGGCGAACGAGTACGAGGCGCTCGACGGCGCGGACGCGCTCGTGGTCGTGACGGAGTGGCTCCAGTACCGGCGTCCCGACTGGTCTCGTCTCGCGGAGCGCATGGCCCGCCCCATCGTGTTCGACGGGCGCAACGTGTTCGAACCGGACCGCATGGCTTCGCGGGGGTTCGAGCACTACCCGATCGGGCGCAGGCAGACCGGTCAGGCGGAGATCGCATGA
- a CDS encoding tetratricopeptide repeat protein, producing MVTVRQWIVQGTAGVLAALALAACEDPVDRSVVRGDRYLAVGDADKAIAEYLLARRVSGDTDDLLLRLGHAYAVRGDVDEALTVYETLAERDPRLRHQAAASLAGLAWSARERGAAENMSRALQPLVGWGLGYLPADLQRSLAAYHAAEGDYARALSLRLALLAGEGDPEPAVLYDVGLAYEQLGACTRALPFYRDFLEAMEENRSNPGDARYRYGNCLYVSADEDRAEGRPAAALEKLAEMVELGEPRTHMVEAHFLIGELHLALGQTDEALVNYARVLELNPTRTHALVRRAEERIRQIRFGFE from the coding sequence ATGGTGACCGTCCGTCAGTGGATCGTTCAGGGGACCGCCGGGGTCCTGGCGGCGCTTGCGCTGGCGGCGTGCGAGGACCCGGTGGACCGCTCCGTCGTGCGCGGGGATCGATACCTGGCCGTCGGGGATGCGGACAAGGCGATCGCCGAGTATCTCCTCGCCCGCCGCGTCAGCGGAGACACGGACGATCTCCTCCTCCGGCTCGGGCATGCCTACGCGGTGCGCGGCGACGTCGACGAGGCGCTCACCGTCTACGAGACGCTGGCGGAGCGCGACCCGCGGCTGCGGCATCAGGCGGCGGCCTCGCTCGCCGGACTCGCGTGGTCCGCGCGGGAGCGGGGCGCGGCGGAGAACATGTCCCGCGCACTCCAGCCCCTCGTCGGTTGGGGACTGGGCTATCTTCCCGCCGACCTCCAGCGCTCGCTGGCCGCCTATCATGCGGCGGAGGGTGACTACGCCCGCGCCCTTTCGCTGCGCCTCGCGCTCCTCGCCGGGGAGGGGGATCCGGAGCCGGCGGTCTTGTACGATGTCGGCCTCGCATATGAACAGCTCGGCGCCTGCACTCGCGCGCTGCCCTTCTATCGGGATTTCCTCGAGGCGATGGAGGAAAACCGCTCGAACCCGGGGGACGCCCGCTACCGCTACGGGAATTGCCTCTACGTTTCGGCCGATGAAGACCGGGCCGAGGGCCGCCCCGCCGCCGCCCTCGAGAAGCTGGCGGAAATGGTCGAACTCGGTGAGCCGCGGACGCACATGGTCGAAGCGCACTTCCTCATCGGCGAACTCCACCTGGCGCTCGGCCAGACCGACGAAGCTCTCGTCAACTACGCCCGCGTGCTGGAACTGAACCCGACACGCACGCACGCGCTCGTCCGGCGCGCGGAGGAGCGGATCCGACAGATCCGCTTCGGCTTCGAATGA
- a CDS encoding glycosyltransferase family 2 protein, giving the protein MNAQVSVVMPVYNEEATLEAIVRRVKEVAPDVELVAIDDGSADASASILNRLEAEGLVDRVIAHERNQGKGAALSTGFRGVSGDIIIIQDADLEYDPAEYPRLLEPILSGRADVVYGSRFMGGQPHRVLYYWHYVGNRWLTRLSNMMTNLNLTDMETCYKCFRREVIEQLTIEERAFGVEPELTAKIAMGGWRVYEVGISYAGRTYAEGKKIGWRDGVSALRCIFLYGLVRRWTRKGGPSASREATGDIRSGVESGEN; this is encoded by the coding sequence ATGAACGCACAGGTCTCCGTGGTCATGCCCGTATACAACGAGGAAGCGACGCTCGAGGCGATCGTCCGGCGCGTGAAGGAGGTGGCCCCGGACGTGGAGCTCGTCGCGATCGACGACGGCTCGGCCGACGCATCCGCGTCGATCCTGAACCGGCTGGAAGCGGAAGGGCTGGTCGATCGGGTCATCGCGCACGAGCGGAACCAGGGGAAGGGCGCGGCGCTTTCAACGGGGTTCAGGGGTGTCAGCGGCGATATCATCATCATCCAGGACGCGGATCTCGAATACGACCCCGCCGAGTATCCGCGCCTCCTCGAGCCGATCCTCTCCGGCAGAGCGGATGTCGTCTACGGATCGCGATTCATGGGTGGCCAGCCGCACCGCGTCCTCTACTACTGGCACTACGTGGGGAACCGGTGGCTGACTCGGCTGTCAAACATGATGACGAACCTGAACCTCACGGACATGGAGACGTGCTACAAGTGCTTCCGCCGGGAAGTGATCGAGCAGCTCACGATCGAGGAGCGGGCCTTCGGCGTCGAACCGGAACTCACGGCGAAGATCGCCATGGGGGGCTGGCGCGTGTATGAGGTCGGGATCTCCTACGCGGGACGGACGTACGCGGAGGGCAAGAAGATCGGCTGGCGCGATGGCGTTTCCGCGCTGCGCTGTATCTTTCTGTACGGCCTCGTCCGCCGCTGGACGCGCAAGGGCGGGCCGAGCGCATCGCGCGAGGCAACGGGCGACATCCGTAGCGGCGTCGAAAGCGGGGAGAATTGA
- a CDS encoding uroporphyrinogen-III synthase: MIPLPLAGQRVLVTRPAGQAEGFRTLLEAVGATVTTAPTIRLIPPSDPAALGRAAARLAEYDWIVLTSVNAVHRLGEAAPEADSIAHAAGRFAAVGPATADALRALGVAECLVPPVYRGEALADEIVAATGPGSLSAARILLVQAERARPVLRTRLVAAGARVDVAPAYAVEVNRDVRDALREFIELGRGDWLTFTASSAARAFVQLVGAQTGGALVAAISPVTASTLSGLGLPVHVVAATHSMPGLVDALVASAARPGRFAATHGHA, from the coding sequence GTGATTCCCCTCCCGCTCGCGGGCCAGCGCGTGCTGGTCACGCGGCCCGCCGGGCAGGCCGAAGGCTTCCGCACCCTCCTGGAGGCCGTGGGTGCGACCGTCACGACGGCGCCGACCATCCGGCTGATCCCCCCATCCGATCCGGCGGCGCTCGGGCGGGCGGCCGCACGACTGGCCGAATACGACTGGATCGTGCTGACCAGCGTGAACGCCGTCCACCGCCTGGGAGAGGCCGCGCCGGAAGCGGACTCGATCGCGCACGCGGCGGGCCGGTTCGCAGCCGTGGGTCCGGCGACCGCGGACGCGCTTCGGGCCCTCGGAGTGGCGGAGTGCCTCGTGCCGCCGGTCTATCGCGGCGAAGCGCTCGCGGACGAGATCGTGGCGGCGACCGGTCCGGGGAGCCTCTCGGCCGCGCGGATCCTGCTCGTGCAGGCGGAGCGGGCACGCCCCGTGCTGCGGACACGACTCGTCGCCGCCGGAGCACGGGTCGATGTCGCCCCGGCCTACGCGGTGGAGGTCAACCGCGACGTGCGGGACGCTCTCCGGGAGTTCATCGAACTGGGTCGCGGGGACTGGCTGACGTTTACGGCCTCATCCGCCGCCCGTGCCTTCGTGCAACTCGTCGGTGCGCAGACCGGCGGTGCCCTCGTCGCCGCCATCAGTCCGGTGACCGCATCGACGCTCTCCGGGCTCGGTCTGCCGGTGCACGTCGTGGCGGCTACCCACTCGATGCCCGGCCTCGTGGACGCTCTGGTTGCATCCGCCGCGCGCCCCGGCCGCTTCGCGGCGACTCACGGCCATGCCTGA